A single Blastococcus colisei DNA region contains:
- the fabG gene encoding beta-ketoacyl-ACP reductase, with the protein MSSSGRSVLVTGGNRGIGLAIARSFAEQGDSVAVTHRGSGAPDGLFGVRCDVTSTEDVDRAFGEVEEHQGPVEVLISNAGITRDGLLMRMKEDDFTDVLDANLTAAYRVAKRASAKMVRARSGRMIFVSSVVGLLGSAGQTNYAASKSGLVGLARSIARELGSRGITANVVAPGFVETDMTAELPEKRQQEILGQVPLGRYASPDEIAGVVRFLAGDAAGYITGAVVPVDGGLGMGH; encoded by the coding sequence GTGAGTTCGAGTGGCAGATCGGTGCTGGTGACCGGCGGCAACCGGGGGATCGGTCTGGCGATCGCGCGCTCGTTCGCCGAGCAGGGTGACTCGGTGGCGGTGACCCACCGCGGCAGCGGCGCCCCCGACGGGCTGTTCGGCGTCCGGTGCGACGTCACCAGCACCGAGGACGTCGACCGCGCCTTCGGCGAGGTCGAGGAGCACCAGGGCCCGGTCGAGGTCCTGATCAGCAACGCCGGCATCACCCGCGACGGGCTCCTCATGCGGATGAAGGAGGACGACTTCACCGACGTCCTCGACGCCAACCTCACCGCTGCCTACCGGGTGGCCAAGCGGGCCAGCGCCAAGATGGTCCGCGCCCGGTCCGGCCGGATGATCTTCGTGTCGTCGGTCGTGGGCCTGCTGGGTTCCGCCGGCCAGACCAACTACGCGGCCAGCAAGTCCGGGCTGGTCGGCCTGGCCCGCTCGATCGCACGCGAGCTCGGCAGCCGGGGCATCACCGCGAACGTCGTCGCGCCGGGCTTCGTCGAGACCGACATGACCGCGGAGCTGCCGGAGAAGCGGCAGCAGGAGATCCTGGGGCAGGTGCCGCTGGGCCGGTACGCCTCCCCGGACGAGATCGCCGGCGTCGTGCGGTTCCTGGCCGGCGACGCCGCGGGTTACATCACCGGGGCGGTCGTCCCGGTCGACGGCGGACTGGGGATGGGGCACTGA